One Janthinobacterium sp. TB1-E2 genomic region harbors:
- a CDS encoding META domain-containing protein — protein MPHRLKYLPLAAAIAMAGGCAATSDSAKPNASLAPQASLTNTYWKLTQLDGTPVAMAPQQEREVRITLTADGKVTGFTGCNRVMGGYTLAGTALRFTQLAGTRMACPPPLMQLESAVLTNLNSVTGYQIEGEKLILLKDGAPVARFESVYL, from the coding sequence ATGCCGCATCGCCTGAAATACCTTCCCCTCGCCGCCGCCATCGCCATGGCCGGTGGCTGTGCCGCCACCAGCGACAGCGCCAAGCCGAACGCCAGCCTGGCGCCGCAGGCCAGCCTGACGAATACCTACTGGAAGCTGACGCAGCTCGATGGGACTCCCGTGGCGATGGCGCCGCAGCAGGAACGCGAAGTGCGCATCACCCTTACCGCCGATGGCAAGGTCACCGGTTTCACAGGCTGCAACCGCGTCATGGGCGGCTATACGCTGGCCGGCACGGCCCTGCGCTTCACGCAACTGGCCGGCACGCGCATGGCCTGCCCGCCCCCTTTGATGCAGCTGGAAAGCGCCGTACTGACCAATTTGAACAGCGTGACGGGCTACCAGATCGAAGGCGAGAAGCTGATCCTGCTCAAGGATGGCGCGCCCGTGGCCAGGTTTGAATCGGTGTACCTGTAG
- the ssuD gene encoding FMNH2-dependent alkanesulfonate monooxygenase, with protein MSLNVFWFIPTHGDSRYLGTSQGARPVDADYLRQVAVAADTLGYDGVLLPTGRSCEDAWVVASSLISVTQKLKFLVAIRPGLSTPGLAVRMASTFDRLSNGRLLINVVTGGDQGELEADGLFADHAKRYEISDEFIKVWRATLAGEGGAAGYDFEGKHIQVKGSKTLYPPVQKPYPPLYFGGSSEPAHELAAEQMDVYLTWGEPPAAVAEKIADIRARAAKKGRTVRFGIRLHVIVRETNEAAWRAADELISHLDDDIIAKAQAAFGKMDSVGQQRMAALHGGRRDKLEVSPNLWAGVGLVRGGAGTALVGDGPTVVARMQEYADLGIDTFIFSGYPHLEESYRFAELVFPLLGKGKAVGEQSLTGPFGEVMASNIVPAAPQKKAA; from the coding sequence ATGTCATTGAATGTCTTCTGGTTTATCCCTACCCACGGCGACAGCCGCTACCTGGGCACGTCGCAGGGCGCGCGTCCTGTCGATGCCGATTACCTGCGCCAGGTGGCCGTGGCCGCCGACACGCTCGGCTACGACGGCGTGCTGCTGCCCACGGGGCGCTCCTGCGAAGATGCGTGGGTGGTGGCGTCGTCGCTGATCAGCGTGACGCAAAAGCTCAAATTCCTCGTCGCCATCCGTCCCGGCCTGTCCACGCCCGGCCTGGCCGTGCGCATGGCGTCCACGTTTGACCGCCTGTCGAACGGGCGCCTCCTGATCAACGTCGTCACGGGCGGCGACCAGGGAGAATTGGAAGCGGACGGCCTGTTTGCCGACCACGCCAAGCGTTATGAAATTTCCGATGAATTCATCAAGGTGTGGCGCGCCACGCTGGCGGGCGAGGGCGGTGCGGCCGGCTACGATTTCGAGGGCAAGCATATCCAGGTCAAGGGTTCCAAAACCCTGTATCCGCCCGTGCAGAAACCGTATCCACCGCTGTATTTCGGCGGTTCGTCGGAACCGGCGCATGAACTGGCGGCCGAGCAGATGGACGTGTACCTGACGTGGGGCGAGCCGCCCGCCGCCGTTGCCGAGAAAATCGCCGACATCCGCGCGCGCGCCGCAAAAAAAGGCCGCACAGTCCGGTTTGGCATCCGATTGCACGTGATCGTGCGCGAAACGAACGAGGCGGCCTGGCGCGCGGCCGATGAACTGATCAGCCACCTCGATGATGACATCATCGCCAAGGCGCAGGCGGCCTTCGGCAAGATGGATTCCGTGGGCCAGCAGCGCATGGCGGCCCTGCATGGCGGGCGGCGCGACAAGCTCGAGGTGTCGCCCAACCTGTGGGCCGGCGTGGGCCTGGTGCGCGGCGGCGCGGGCACGGCCCTCGTCGGCGACGGGCCGACCGTGGTGGCGCGCATGCAGGAATACGCGGACCTGGGCATCGACACCTTCATTTTCTCGGGCTACCCGCATCTGGAAGAATCGTACCGCTTTGCCGAACTGGTGTTCCCGCTGCTGGGCAAGGGCAAGGCCGTGGGTGAGCAGTCACTGACGGGGCCCTTCGGCGAAGTCATGGCCAGCAATATCGTGCCTGCCGCGCCGCAGAAAAAGGCGGCCTGA
- a CDS encoding PLP-dependent aminotransferase family protein, whose amino-acid sequence MTPQFELDTLKIRIAAPELAALDLRVRVQRALRQLILDGVLAPGLRLPATRALAQSLGVSRDTVEMAYAQLRLDGYIQRQAGSGSFVSPTIGASLLGKSAMTLPPLSTQTVALSARGAQILASGGVADQQTVKAFATGLPETRAFPLDVWERLRRQAASEHHVLLHGDPQGAEPLRQAIADYVNLERGARATAGQVLVLSSTRQALYLCGQVLADAHGPILMEDPGYFGARKAFEMAQLRVVPVPVDAQGLCTASLRADTSGANTVYVTPSHQYPTGATLALERRLALTAWADERQGWIIEDDYDSQFHYSGLPTACVQGLDAQQRTIYLGTFAKSLYPGLRIGYMVLPPPLVQPMTHARSILDGHTPQLDQLTLARFIADGHFAAHVRAMRKVYAVRRDAMAQAVQRHLPHVVTAQLPPGGLQMPCLLHEGRVELETIRLAAQAGIVLPGLSRLYATPPARGGWLLGFAALTPHEIDSGIVRLARALG is encoded by the coding sequence ATGACGCCGCAGTTCGAACTCGATACCCTGAAAATCCGCATCGCCGCGCCCGAACTGGCGGCGCTCGATTTGCGCGTGCGCGTGCAGCGCGCGCTGCGCCAGTTGATACTCGATGGCGTGCTGGCACCGGGCCTGCGCCTGCCGGCCACGCGCGCGCTGGCGCAATCGCTGGGCGTGTCGCGCGATACGGTGGAAATGGCGTACGCGCAGCTGCGCCTGGACGGTTATATCCAGCGCCAGGCGGGATCGGGCAGTTTTGTGTCGCCGACGATAGGCGCGAGCTTGCTGGGCAAGTCTGCGATGACGCTGCCGCCCTTGTCCACGCAGACGGTGGCGCTCAGCGCGCGCGGCGCACAGATTCTCGCCAGCGGCGGCGTGGCCGACCAGCAGACCGTAAAAGCTTTCGCCACGGGCTTGCCGGAAACGCGGGCTTTTCCGCTTGACGTGTGGGAGCGCTTGCGGCGCCAGGCGGCCAGCGAACACCATGTGCTGCTGCACGGCGACCCGCAAGGAGCCGAGCCTTTGCGCCAGGCCATCGCCGACTATGTCAACCTGGAGCGGGGCGCGCGGGCCACGGCCGGCCAGGTGCTGGTACTGAGCAGCACGCGCCAGGCCCTGTACCTGTGCGGGCAGGTGCTGGCCGATGCACATGGCCCGATCCTGATGGAAGACCCCGGCTATTTCGGCGCGCGCAAGGCGTTCGAGATGGCGCAGCTACGCGTCGTACCTGTGCCCGTCGACGCGCAGGGATTGTGCACGGCCAGCCTGCGCGCCGACACGAGCGGGGCCAACACGGTGTACGTCACGCCGTCGCATCAATATCCGACGGGCGCCACCCTGGCGCTCGAGCGCCGCCTGGCCCTGACTGCCTGGGCGGACGAGCGCCAGGGCTGGATCATCGAGGACGATTACGACAGCCAGTTCCACTACTCGGGCTTGCCGACGGCGTGCGTGCAGGGGCTCGACGCGCAGCAGCGCACGATTTACCTGGGCACCTTCGCCAAGTCGCTGTATCCGGGCCTGCGCATCGGCTACATGGTGCTGCCGCCCCCGCTGGTGCAACCGATGACCCATGCACGCAGCATCCTCGATGGCCACACGCCGCAACTCGATCAGCTGACACTGGCCCGTTTCATCGCCGATGGCCATTTCGCTGCCCATGTGCGTGCCATGCGCAAGGTATACGCCGTGCGCCGCGATGCGATGGCGCAGGCCGTGCAGCGGCACCTGCCGCACGTGGTCACGGCGCAACTGCCGCCGGGCGGCTTGCAGATGCCCTGTCTGCTGCACGAGGGCAGGGTGGAGCTGGAAACGATACGCCTGGCGGCGCAGGCGGGCATCGTGCTGCCGGGCCTGAGCCGCTTGTACGCGACGCCGCCGGCGCGCGGCGGCTGGCTGCTGGGTTTTGCGGCGCTCACCCCGCACGAGATCGACAGCGGCATCGTCCGCCTGGCCCGCGCGCTCGGTTAA
- the ssuC gene encoding aliphatic sulfonate ABC transporter permease SsuC, translating to MAAGSIRRARAAPWRDSLAPWALPVALLLAWQLAAQWGWLSSRILPEPWAVAKAFWHLAVSGELWLHLKTSLWRATVGFAVGAGLGLLLGLLTGSFRHAETLLDTTLQMVRNIPALALIPLVILWFGIDETAKLFLLAVGVFFPVYLNTFHGIRSADQGLIEMAKSYGLSGWPLYRDVILPAAMPSILVGVRFSLGLVWVLLIVAETISAQAGIGYMTMNAREFLQTDVVLVGILLYALLGKLADLFSRRLERHCLRWNPAYR from the coding sequence ATGGCGGCCGGCTCCATACGACGGGCACGCGCCGCGCCATGGCGTGATTCGCTGGCGCCATGGGCCTTGCCCGTGGCGCTGCTGCTGGCCTGGCAGCTGGCGGCGCAGTGGGGCTGGCTGTCGAGCCGCATCCTGCCCGAGCCGTGGGCCGTGGCGAAGGCGTTCTGGCACCTGGCCGTGTCGGGCGAATTGTGGCTGCACCTGAAAACGAGCTTGTGGCGCGCGACGGTCGGTTTCGCCGTCGGTGCGGGACTGGGCTTGCTGCTGGGCTTATTGACGGGCAGCTTCCGCCACGCGGAAACCCTGCTCGACACGACCCTGCAAATGGTGCGCAACATCCCCGCGCTGGCCCTGATTCCGCTGGTGATCCTGTGGTTCGGCATCGATGAAACGGCCAAGCTGTTCCTGCTGGCCGTCGGCGTCTTCTTTCCCGTCTACCTGAATACTTTCCACGGCATCCGCTCGGCCGACCAGGGCTTGATCGAAATGGCGAAAAGCTATGGCCTCTCGGGCTGGCCTTTGTACCGCGACGTGATCCTGCCGGCCGCCATGCCCTCGATTCTGGTGGGCGTGCGCTTTTCGCTGGGCCTCGTGTGGGTGCTGCTGATCGTCGCCGAAACCATCTCGGCGCAGGCCGGCATCGGCTACATGACGATGAATGCACGCGAATTTTTGCAAACGGACGTGGTGCTGGTGGGGATTTTGTTGTACGCCTTGCTGGGCAAGCTGGCCGATCTGTTCTCGCGCCGGCTGGAACGCCACTGCCTGCGATGGAATCCCGCTTACCGATAG
- a CDS encoding benzoate/H(+) symporter BenE family transporter, giving the protein MADRARWRDLASPAMAAFISVLVNYGGTFVLVFQAAQLAQLSAAQTASWVWSLSIGVGVTGIWLSYRYRAPIITAWSTPGVAFLATVMPHTPYAEVIGAYMISAIAFILLGMSGAFERLVRLIPGGIAAGLLAGILLQFGVNAFGGASADPLLVVVVLLSYAVLRRFTARFAVVGIMLIGLALLLAQGRIDAQGIELALAAPVFEMPRFSVTSLLGVALPLFLITLTGQYMPGMLVLRNDGYNVSANPILTVTGLGSLLMAPFGAHAFNVAAITAAICTGKDAHADPSKRYVAGLACGVLYILVGIFGVTLASLFMVLPRSFITALAGLALLGAIGNSLAQAMADVRMRETALITFLATAANVTLLGVGGALWGLAAGLAAHGLTHGWRKAA; this is encoded by the coding sequence ATGGCCGACCGGGCGCGCTGGCGCGACCTGGCGTCCCCCGCCATGGCCGCTTTCATTTCCGTCCTCGTCAACTATGGCGGCACCTTCGTGCTGGTGTTCCAGGCGGCCCAGCTGGCCCAGCTGAGCGCCGCGCAGACGGCGTCCTGGGTTTGGTCGCTGAGCATCGGCGTGGGCGTGACGGGCATCTGGCTCAGCTACCGCTACCGCGCGCCCATTATCACGGCCTGGTCCACGCCCGGTGTGGCTTTTCTCGCCACCGTCATGCCGCACACGCCGTATGCCGAGGTGATCGGCGCCTATATGATTTCCGCCATCGCCTTCATTCTGCTGGGCATGTCCGGCGCCTTCGAACGTCTCGTGCGGCTGATTCCTGGCGGCATCGCCGCCGGTTTGCTGGCCGGCATCCTGCTGCAGTTTGGCGTAAACGCGTTTGGCGGCGCCAGCGCCGATCCGCTGCTGGTGGTGGTGGTGTTGCTGTCGTACGCCGTGCTGCGCCGTTTCACGGCACGCTTTGCCGTGGTGGGCATCATGCTGATCGGCCTGGCCCTGCTGCTGGCGCAGGGGCGCATCGATGCGCAAGGCATCGAACTGGCCCTGGCCGCGCCCGTGTTCGAGATGCCGCGTTTTTCCGTGACGTCCCTGCTGGGCGTGGCGCTGCCCCTGTTCCTGATCACCCTGACGGGGCAATACATGCCCGGCATGCTGGTGCTGCGCAACGACGGCTACAACGTCAGCGCCAATCCTATCTTGACGGTGACGGGGCTCGGTTCGCTGCTCATGGCGCCGTTCGGCGCGCACGCCTTCAACGTGGCCGCCATCACGGCCGCCATCTGCACGGGCAAGGATGCCCATGCGGACCCGTCGAAACGCTATGTCGCGGGCCTGGCGTGCGGCGTGCTGTACATCCTCGTGGGTATCTTCGGCGTCACCCTGGCCAGCCTGTTCATGGTCTTGCCGCGCTCCTTCATCACGGCGCTGGCGGGCCTGGCCTTGCTGGGCGCCATCGGCAACAGCCTGGCACAGGCGATGGCGGACGTGCGCATGCGCGAAACGGCCTTGATCACATTCCTGGCCACGGCTGCGAACGTGACCCTGCTGGGTGTGGGCGGCGCCCTGTGGGGGCTGGCGGCGGGACTGGCGGCGCATGGGCTGACGCATGGCTGGCGCAAGGCGGCATAG
- the ssuE gene encoding NADPH-dependent FMN reductase, translated as MSILLLGGSPQLPSSSSRLLLHIGEQLALQGHSYAKLHVRDLPARALLLADYDDAAIARAVRAVADADAIVIATPIYKASYTGLLKAFLDLLPQDGLAGKLVLPLATGGGHAHTLALDYALRPVLHALGAKQVFTSIYANAQQLAWHEEGGLSLDAPIADRVQAGIEELSTGLFVLQGQRPPAPAEIPHPVRSLQDQPYAPHYQAA; from the coding sequence ATGAGCATCTTGTTATTGGGCGGTAGCCCGCAACTCCCATCGAGTTCCAGCCGCCTGCTGCTGCATATCGGCGAACAGCTGGCGCTGCAAGGCCACAGCTACGCCAAGCTGCATGTGCGCGACTTGCCGGCGCGCGCTTTGCTGCTGGCCGACTACGACGATGCGGCGATCGCCCGCGCCGTGCGCGCCGTGGCCGATGCGGACGCCATCGTGATCGCCACACCCATCTACAAGGCATCGTATACAGGGCTGCTGAAAGCCTTCCTCGACCTGCTGCCGCAAGATGGCCTGGCCGGCAAGCTGGTGCTGCCGCTGGCCACGGGCGGTGGCCATGCCCACACCCTGGCGCTCGACTATGCGCTGCGTCCCGTGCTCCATGCGCTGGGCGCCAAGCAAGTGTTCACCAGCATCTATGCCAATGCCCAGCAGCTGGCATGGCACGAAGAAGGGGGCCTGAGCCTGGACGCGCCGATTGCCGACCGTGTGCAGGCCGGCATCGAGGAATTGTCCACCGGCCTGTTCGTGCTGCAGGGACAGCGTCCGCCCGCGCCAGCCGAGATCCCGCACCCCGTACGTTCGCTGCAAGACCAGCCGTATGCGCCTCACTATCAAGCCGCCTGA
- a CDS encoding acyl-CoA dehydrogenase family protein, translating to MSSVFLHAARPQPPVPEPLQDAISIATSLAARLAETANARDQAGGHAAQEREWLRESGLLTLSIPVEFGGQGASWPLVYQVIRILARADSALAHVFGFHHLQLAGLQLYGSAQQQRRLLTLTVDERLFWGNALNPLDKRVTATDSGDGYILDGIKSFSSGSVGSDWLTVSAWHAPTQTALIAALPTRQDGVTVQADWDAFGQRQTDSGNVHFHGVALPRDLVLQAPAQAATPQATVRSQIAQLIMSNLYLGIAEGAFDAARQYTDEQAKAWFASGVARATDDPLVQHRYGQLWLLLRPAQVLADLAAQELEKVFRKGALVTARERGLLAVAVAEAKCLAHKAGLEISSQMFELTGARSTSAQYGYDRYWRNVRVHTLHDPIDYKLRDLGRFALNGTVPEPTAYS from the coding sequence ATGTCTAGCGTTTTTCTCCATGCCGCCCGTCCCCAGCCGCCTGTGCCGGAACCCCTGCAGGACGCCATCAGCATCGCCACGTCGCTGGCCGCGCGCCTGGCCGAAACGGCCAATGCCCGCGACCAGGCCGGCGGCCATGCGGCGCAGGAACGCGAATGGCTGCGTGAGTCGGGCTTGCTGACCTTGTCGATTCCCGTGGAATTCGGCGGCCAGGGCGCGTCGTGGCCCCTCGTCTATCAAGTGATCCGCATCCTGGCGCGCGCCGACAGCGCGCTCGCGCATGTCTTCGGCTTCCACCATTTGCAGCTGGCCGGCTTGCAGCTGTATGGCAGCGCGCAGCAGCAGCGCCGCCTGCTCACCCTGACCGTCGACGAGCGCCTGTTCTGGGGCAATGCCTTGAACCCGCTCGACAAACGGGTCACGGCCACCGACAGCGGCGACGGCTATATCCTCGACGGCATCAAGAGCTTCTCTTCCGGTTCCGTGGGGTCCGACTGGCTGACCGTCTCCGCCTGGCACGCGCCCACGCAAACGGCGCTGATCGCCGCCCTGCCCACGCGCCAGGACGGCGTGACCGTGCAGGCGGACTGGGACGCCTTCGGCCAGCGCCAGACGGACAGCGGCAATGTGCATTTCCACGGTGTCGCCCTGCCGCGCGACCTCGTGCTGCAGGCGCCCGCGCAAGCGGCCACGCCGCAAGCGACCGTCCGCTCGCAGATCGCGCAACTGATCATGAGCAACCTCTATCTGGGCATCGCCGAAGGCGCGTTCGACGCGGCGCGCCAGTACACGGACGAGCAGGCAAAAGCCTGGTTTGCCTCGGGCGTGGCCAGGGCAACGGACGACCCTTTGGTGCAGCACCGCTATGGCCAGCTGTGGCTCTTGCTGCGCCCCGCGCAAGTGCTGGCCGACTTGGCGGCGCAGGAACTGGAAAAAGTGTTCCGCAAGGGAGCGCTGGTGACAGCGCGCGAACGGGGCTTGCTGGCCGTGGCCGTGGCCGAAGCCAAGTGCCTGGCGCACAAGGCGGGACTCGAGATCAGCAGCCAGATGTTCGAATTGACGGGCGCCCGTTCCACCTCGGCCCAGTATGGCTACGACCGCTACTGGCGCAACGTGCGCGTGCATACCCTGCACGACCCCATCGACTACAAGCTGCGCGACCTGGGACGCTTTGCCTTGAACGGCACGGTGCCCGAGCCGACGGCTTACTCGTAA
- a CDS encoding HAD-IA family hydrolase produces MSALPSPSSSPTPSAAGRYRAFLFDMDGTVINSIAAAERIWGTWAQRQGLDVAAFLPTIHGARSVDTIAKLRLPGVDAQRESQGITDAEIIDVEGIIEIAGALRFLESLPPAQWAIVTSAPRALATARLKAAGMPIPAIMVTAEDVKAGKPKPDCYLLAAEKLGVAPSDCLVFEDASVGIEAGEAAGAKVIVVTATHAHPLATRHPAIDNYEAIVATVDADGFIVLAETAAARATR; encoded by the coding sequence ATGTCCGCACTGCCCTCGCCGTCTTCATCCCCGACACCATCGGCCGCCGGCCGCTACCGCGCTTTTCTGTTCGACATGGACGGCACCGTCATCAATTCCATCGCCGCCGCCGAACGCATCTGGGGCACGTGGGCGCAGCGCCAGGGCCTCGACGTGGCGGCCTTTTTGCCCACCATCCATGGCGCGCGCTCGGTCGACACCATCGCCAAACTGCGCTTGCCCGGCGTCGACGCGCAGCGCGAGTCGCAGGGCATCACGGATGCGGAAATCATCGACGTGGAAGGGATCATTGAAATCGCGGGCGCGCTGCGCTTTTTGGAATCGCTGCCGCCCGCACAATGGGCCATCGTCACCTCGGCGCCGCGTGCGCTGGCGACGGCCCGCCTGAAGGCGGCCGGCATGCCGATACCGGCCATCATGGTGACGGCGGAAGACGTCAAGGCGGGCAAGCCGAAACCCGATTGCTACTTGCTTGCGGCTGAAAAACTGGGCGTGGCGCCCTCCGACTGCCTCGTGTTCGAAGACGCGTCGGTCGGCATCGAGGCGGGCGAAGCGGCTGGCGCGAAGGTCATCGTCGTCACGGCCACGCATGCGCACCCGCTGGCCACGCGCCACCCGGCCATCGACAATTATGAAGCCATCGTCGCAACCGTCGATGCCGACGGCTTTATTGTCCTGGCCGAGACGGCTGCAGCACGCGCGACAAGATAG
- a CDS encoding ATP-binding cassette domain-containing protein, with product MLLAPIQIETDFLSHFVQYDPASAPPQAKAAPQAPLARRGVPLELTQLSKAYGERPVLKNVDLQLEAGEFVAIVGRSGCGKSTLLRSIAGLESVDDGRIAIGSGVGAPDIRIMFQESRLLPWKTVLDNVALGLPRSVGAAAASLWTVGLAERANDWPSALSGGQKQRVALARALVHEPQLLLLDEPLGALDALTRIEMQQLIESLWLARGFTAVLVTHDVAEAVALADRVLLIEGGQITMDVPVDLPRPRQRGHAAFAALEQSILSRVLQPSRPGQ from the coding sequence ATGCTGCTCGCCCCCATCCAGATCGAAACGGATTTTTTGTCGCATTTCGTGCAATACGACCCGGCCAGTGCGCCGCCGCAGGCCAAGGCCGCGCCGCAAGCTCCCTTGGCGCGCCGTGGCGTGCCTTTGGAGCTGACGCAATTGAGCAAGGCCTATGGCGAACGTCCTGTTTTGAAGAACGTCGACCTGCAGCTGGAAGCGGGCGAGTTCGTCGCCATCGTGGGGCGCAGCGGCTGCGGCAAGAGCACCTTGCTGCGCTCGATCGCGGGACTGGAAAGCGTCGATGACGGCAGAATCGCCATCGGCAGCGGCGTGGGCGCGCCCGACATCCGCATCATGTTCCAGGAATCGCGTCTGCTGCCGTGGAAAACGGTGCTCGATAACGTGGCCCTGGGCCTGCCCCGTTCCGTCGGCGCGGCGGCCGCCTCGCTGTGGACGGTGGGCCTGGCCGAACGGGCAAACGACTGGCCATCTGCCCTGTCGGGCGGGCAGAAGCAGCGCGTGGCGCTGGCGCGCGCCCTCGTGCACGAGCCGCAACTGCTGCTGCTCGACGAACCGCTAGGTGCGCTTGACGCCCTGACGCGCATCGAGATGCAGCAGCTGATCGAGTCGCTATGGCTGGCGCGCGGTTTCACGGCCGTGCTGGTGACGCACGACGTGGCCGAAGCCGTGGCCCTGGCCGACAGGGTGCTGCTGATCGAGGGTGGCCAGATCACCATGGACGTGCCGGTGGACTTGCCGCGCCCGCGCCAGCGCGGCCATGCGGCCTTCGCCGCGCTGGAGCAGTCTATCTTGTCGCGCGTGCTGCAGCCGTCTCGGCCAGGACAATAA
- a CDS encoding sulfonate ABC transporter substrate-binding protein, which yields MTHRHAQRLSRRTTLGLLFAAAAGVMAAGMPAAAQAQAKGEVQVQVRIGYQKYGTLTLLKGRGTLEKRLAEQGVGVKWTEFPAGPVLLEGLNVGSIDFGTVGEAPPIFAQAAGANLVYVGNEPASPASEAIVVPKGSGLRTLADLKGKKIALNKGSNVHYLLLKALEKAGVAYADIQPVFLPPADARAAFERGSVDAWAIWDPFLAAAEKQLGARVLADGKGLVANYQFYLASRTYAEKNPEILRIVLDEVAKVDDWGRNNPDEVATILSAQTGLGKDVVALAASRYAYGVKPVSVDVIASQQRVADAFSSLKLIPKPIVVKDALLPARQLATSAK from the coding sequence ATGACACACCGCCACGCACAACGACTTTCGCGCCGTACCACCTTGGGCCTGCTGTTTGCCGCCGCTGCCGGCGTGATGGCGGCCGGCATGCCGGCCGCGGCGCAGGCGCAGGCCAAAGGGGAGGTCCAGGTGCAGGTGCGTATCGGTTACCAGAAATACGGCACCTTGACCCTGCTGAAGGGGCGCGGCACCCTGGAAAAACGCCTGGCCGAACAGGGCGTGGGCGTGAAATGGACGGAGTTTCCGGCCGGCCCCGTGCTGCTGGAAGGCTTGAACGTGGGCAGCATCGATTTCGGCACCGTGGGCGAGGCGCCGCCGATCTTTGCCCAGGCGGCCGGCGCCAACCTGGTCTACGTCGGCAATGAGCCGGCGTCGCCGGCCAGCGAAGCCATCGTCGTGCCCAAGGGTTCCGGCCTGCGCACCCTGGCCGATTTGAAGGGCAAGAAAATCGCCTTGAACAAGGGCTCGAACGTGCACTACCTGTTATTGAAAGCGCTGGAAAAGGCCGGTGTCGCGTACGCCGACATCCAGCCCGTGTTCCTGCCGCCGGCCGATGCGCGCGCCGCTTTTGAACGGGGCAGCGTGGATGCGTGGGCCATCTGGGATCCGTTCCTGGCGGCCGCCGAAAAGCAGCTGGGTGCACGCGTGCTGGCCGATGGCAAGGGTCTGGTGGCGAACTACCAGTTCTACCTGGCTTCGCGCACGTATGCGGAAAAAAATCCCGAGATCCTGCGCATCGTGCTCGATGAAGTGGCCAAGGTCGATGACTGGGGCCGCAACAATCCGGACGAAGTGGCGACGATCCTGTCGGCACAGACGGGGCTGGGCAAGGATGTCGTGGCGCTGGCCGCCTCGCGCTATGCGTATGGCGTCAAACCCGTGTCGGTCGATGTCATCGCTTCGCAGCAAAGGGTGGCGGATGCCTTTTCCAGCCTGAAGCTGATCCCGAAACCGATTGTCGTCAAGGATGCGCTGCTGCCGGCGCGCCAGCTGGCCACCAGCGCAAAATAA
- a CDS encoding MetQ/NlpA family ABC transporter substrate-binding protein gives MTITRRSIILTALTLALGSGFVHAKDPKDITIGTSAGPYADQIKLGIKPILEKQGYKVKLVEFNDYIQPNFALAEGSLDANVFQHIVYLKKFALEHKLALTDLITIPTAPIAIYSKKHKTLDDVKEGTTVGLPNDPTNQARALVLLDQLGWIKLRASFDPVRASEKDIAFNTKKIKLLPLEAAQLPRSLGDTDYSFINGNYALASGLKLTEALVAEKISPNYINLVAIRTADKDKQFAKDLAAAYRSREFLDITNKHFAGYSKPDYQQALQTAAK, from the coding sequence ATGACCATCACCCGCCGCAGCATCATCCTCACCGCCCTGACCCTCGCCCTGGGCAGCGGCTTCGTCCACGCCAAGGACCCGAAAGACATCACCATCGGCACCAGCGCCGGGCCGTATGCGGACCAGATCAAGCTGGGCATCAAGCCTATCCTGGAAAAGCAGGGCTACAAGGTCAAGCTGGTCGAGTTCAATGACTACATCCAGCCGAACTTCGCGCTGGCCGAGGGTTCGCTCGACGCCAACGTGTTCCAGCACATCGTCTACCTGAAGAAATTCGCGCTGGAGCACAAGCTGGCCCTGACGGACCTGATCACGATCCCGACCGCGCCGATTGCCATCTACAGCAAGAAGCACAAGACCCTGGACGACGTGAAGGAAGGCACGACGGTGGGCTTGCCGAACGATCCGACCAACCAGGCGCGCGCGCTGGTGCTGCTCGACCAGCTGGGATGGATCAAGCTGCGCGCCAGCTTCGACCCCGTGCGCGCGTCGGAAAAGGATATCGCCTTCAACACGAAGAAAATCAAGCTGCTGCCGCTGGAAGCGGCGCAACTGCCACGCTCGCTGGGCGACACCGACTACTCCTTCATCAATGGCAATTACGCGCTGGCCTCGGGACTGAAACTGACGGAGGCGCTGGTGGCCGAGAAAATCTCGCCCAACTACATCAACCTGGTGGCCATCCGCACGGCGGACAAGGACAAGCAGTTCGCGAAAGACCTGGCAGCCGCCTACCGCTCGCGCGAATTCCTCGACATCACAAACAAGCACTTTGCCGGCTATTCGAAACCCGATTACCAGCAAGCGTTGCAGACGGCGGCCAAATAA